A DNA window from Trichosurus vulpecula isolate mTriVul1 chromosome 2, mTriVul1.pri, whole genome shotgun sequence contains the following coding sequences:
- the LOC118836806 gene encoding cytochrome c oxidase subunit 6A1, mitochondrial-like, translating to MRETWVDLCFREITLELGQVRSGARRSFTSSAHFEEGSGRLWRTLTFFVALSMLNAYLKSREHQERLEFVPYPHLRIRTKPFPWRDGNHTLFHNHHVNLLPTGCEDE from the coding sequence ATGAGAGAGACATGGGTAGATCTATGCTTTAGAGAAATCACTTTGGAGCTGGGCCAGGTCCGCTCCGGGGCGAGGCGGTCGTTCACCAGCAGCGCCCACTTCGAGGAGGGCTCTGGACGCTTGTGGAGGACGCTGACCTTCTTCGTGGCGCTCAGCATGCTCAACGCCTACCTGAAGTCCCGGGAGCATCAAGAGCGCCTCGAATTcgtcccctacccccacctccgtATCCGGACCAAGCCCTTCCCATGGCGAGATGGAAACCACACTCTGTTTCATAACCATCACGTCAATCTTCTCCCAACTGGGTGTGAGGACGAGTAA